A region from the Lolium perenne isolate Kyuss_39 chromosome 4, Kyuss_2.0, whole genome shotgun sequence genome encodes:
- the LOC139830199 gene encoding uncharacterized protein has product MALLEGTDVAPAKTVDVEDSKKKKIQVENPAYVLWLARDQQVLRFLLNTLSPDILSHLLDVSSTAEAWSAISAMFKMASRTKAQHLLEKLNDTKKLSMIAENYYTKMKGFALELSALGKPVEDDEMLGYLLHGLDKGEYNALITSVNSNPGTTVDDFYEQLCSYDMRNGVEENEEFESSTNLARRGAGRDQRPRGRTPPPSDDPHV; this is encoded by the coding sequence ATGGCGCTGCTTGAAGGCACCGATGTTGCCCCTGCCAAGACCGTCGATGTTGAAGActcaaagaagaagaagattcAAGTTGAGAACCCTGCCTACGTCTTGTGGCTTGCTCGTGATCAACAGGTGCTTCGGTTCCTTCTCAACACGCTGTCACCAGACATCCTATCGCATCTCCTTGACGTGAGCTCCACTGCTGAAGCATGGTCGGCCATCAGCGCCATGTTTAAGATGGCCTCACGTACAAAAGCTCAACACCTTCTTGAGAAACTCAACGACACAAAGAAGCTCTCCATGATAGCTGAGAACTACTACACCAAGATGAAAGGTTTTGCCTTGGAACTTTCAGCTCTTGGTAAACCGGTTGAAGATGATGAGATGCTTGGTTACCTGCTGCATGGCCTAGACAAGGGTGAATATAATGCCTTGATCACCTCTGTGAATTCAAATCCTGGTACTACTGTTGATGACTTTTATGAGCAGCTATGTTCTTATGATATGCGCAATGGAGTTGAAGAAAACGAAGAATTTGAGTCCTCTACAAACCTTGCTCGCCGTGGAGCTGGACGTGATCAGCGTCCACGTGGCCGCACTCCGCCGCCCAGTGATGACCCAcatgtatag